In Crassostrea angulata isolate pt1a10 chromosome 6, ASM2561291v2, whole genome shotgun sequence, a genomic segment contains:
- the LOC128189730 gene encoding anaphase-promoting complex subunit 7-like, whose amino-acid sequence MNLFEHVKHLHDCELYNDLKHLASIAMSLCDNNPDSEVMNLSQKYQCTVFYGNALYHLQEYHKAEDIYKKALHLRKAINKEKVKDKPSSSFELTDEVEVKYKIYECLMATKQCREAMVMLQGISSKQRTPKINLALAKLYIRVGMDRSAITSYKEVLRECPLALEAMTGLMSLGVKGPDVAALVMNGAPNTSDWLSLWIKGQAQLSQRDYMSSIATLSSLDNQSYLRDNTQLLNSLAEAKFCDSQYTQALALFQRIHALDPMQMTNMDLYSYLLAKDRKVKDLLKLSQQLLKITEQSAEPWISLGYYCLATRKVSKTIYFAQKANTLDPYNIEAFLLKGTALLELKKVDDATPHMKEALRLAPHRYEAYTGLIQCYMALYRHREALTWAGKAIKTLGTTARTLTLYASVLAKTPTVIAKAKPYLEKAMKLDPSFLEAVYIMVEILGQEQQYDKGIEILRKQLETHSTCRLHQMLAEFLTQTHEHQEALDQFSIALSLDPSNVRVREGMERVEKQNDMGLESAYDVGVEDMENSEEEEEFEGSDVESAWSDTEFS is encoded by the exons ATGAATTTATTCGAACATGTAAAGCACCTTCATGACTGTGAACTCTACAACGACTTGAAGCATCTG gcTTCTATAGCCATGTCGCTCTGTGACAACAACCCTGACAGTGAGGTGATGAACCTCTCACAGAAATACCAGTGTACCGTGTTCTATGGGAACGCGCTGTATCATCTACAGGAGTACCACAAGGCAGAG GATATTTACAAGAAAGCTCTACATCTCAGAAAGGCAATAAACAAAGAGAAAGTGAAAGACAAACCCTCATCAAGCTTC GAACTTACTGACGAGGTGGAGGTGAAGTACAAAATATACGAGTGTCTGATGGCGACCAAACAGTGTAGGGAGGCCATGGTGATG tTACAAGGAATAAGTTCCAAACAGAGGACCCCCAAAATCAACCTCGCCCTAGCCAAACTGTACATCAGGGTGGGTATGGACCGCTCGGCCATCACCAGCTACAAAGAGGTTCTCAG GGAGTGTCCCCTGGCTTTGGAGGCAATGACAGGCCTGATGTCCCTGGGGGTGAAAGGACCTGACGTAGCAGCCCTGGTGATGAATGGAGCCCCCAACACCTCGGACTG GTTGTCGCTGTGGATAAAAGGTCAGGCCCAGCTGTCACAGAGAGACTACATGTCCTCCATAGCGACGCTCTCCTCACTTGACAACCAGTCCTATCTCCGTGACAACACCCAGCTCCTCAACAGTCTGGCGGAGGCCAAGTTCTGTGACAGCCAGTACACACAGGCCCTGGCCCTGTTCCAGCGG ATCCATGCCCTTGACCCGATGCAAATGACTAACATGGACTTGTATTCCTACCTGCTGGCAAAAGACAGAAAGGTCAAGGATCTCCTAAA ACTCTCTCAGCAATTACTGAAGATCACAGAGCAGTCCGCAGAACCCTGGATCTCCCTCGGATACTACTGCCTAGCAACCAGAAAGGTCTCCAAGACCATATACTTCGCTCAGAAG GCAAACACACTTGACCCATACAACATCGAGGCCTTCCTGTTGAAGGGGACAGCACTCCTGGAGCTCAAGAAAGTTGACGATGCCACGCCCCACATGAAGGAGGCCCTTAGACTGGCCCCACACAGATACGAGGCCTACACAG GTCTTATCCAGTGTTACATGGCTCTATACAGACACAGAGAAGCCCTGACTTGGGCCGGTAAAGCCATCAAGACACTGGGCACCACAGCACGGACGCTTACA CTGTATGCCTCTGTGCTTGCCAAGACACCAACAGTGATTGCGAAG GCTAAACCATACTTGGAGAAAGCGATGAAGTTGGACCCGTCGTTTTTGGAGGCGGTTTATATCATGGTGGAGATTCTGGGGCAGGAACAGCAGTATGATAAAGGAATTGAAAT ATTACGCAAGCAGCTGGAAACTCACAGTACATGTCGACTTCATCAGATGTTGGCAGAATTTCTTACTCAGACCCATGAACATCAAGAAGCTCTGGACCAGTTTAGTATAGCTTTGAG TTTGGACCCGTCCAATGTGAGAGTTAGAGAGGGAATGGAGAGGGTGGAGAAACAGAACGACATGGGGCTGGAGAGTGCCTATGACGTGGGGGTGGAGGACATGGAAAACAGTGAGGAGGAG GAGGAATTTGAGGGCAGTGATGTGGAGAGTGCCTGGTCCGACACAGAGTTTAGCTGA